One window of Phycisphaeraceae bacterium genomic DNA carries:
- a CDS encoding FkbM family methyltransferase: MSSSGLDGISARMAYLVSRWELPGRRYWFERAGVLDNARWTTRGHAECRGRWHGYRLRLNLADYHQRGAYFLGRLFDLPVQVALLRAMRPGDEYLDIGANIGMTVLIGAYAVGARGMVTAIEPNPSVCAELRAHVESNGLSWVRIIEAGFSDREQTLTLSVPPTGNTGAGTFGVLPPRHKGKVSATYDVPVVVGDNHINPEGAPLTIKIDVEGFETAAFRGLARAITTRKPAIVAEVNPQMLSASGSSAAEFIGMLRGWGYEIFIPGAAARAMRRRERFWLEQVGREWVPEKRLVNIVAAVPGTVHWKRLESSVVENASNCGRMSDQPVDC, translated from the coding sequence GTGTCTTCGTCAGGCCTCGATGGCATCTCGGCGCGGATGGCGTATCTGGTCTCCCGCTGGGAGTTGCCGGGACGGCGTTATTGGTTTGAGCGCGCCGGGGTGCTGGACAATGCGCGATGGACGACGCGAGGCCACGCCGAGTGCCGCGGAAGATGGCATGGGTATCGATTGCGGCTGAATCTGGCGGACTATCACCAGCGCGGGGCGTACTTCCTCGGGCGATTGTTCGATCTGCCGGTGCAGGTCGCCCTGCTGCGGGCGATGCGGCCGGGGGATGAGTACCTGGACATCGGCGCCAACATCGGGATGACGGTGCTGATCGGGGCGTACGCGGTCGGGGCACGGGGGATGGTCACGGCGATCGAGCCGAACCCGTCGGTGTGCGCGGAGCTGCGGGCGCATGTGGAGTCCAACGGGCTGTCGTGGGTGCGGATCATCGAGGCGGGGTTCAGCGATCGCGAGCAGACGCTGACGCTGAGCGTGCCGCCCACGGGGAACACGGGCGCGGGGACGTTCGGGGTGCTGCCGCCGAGGCATAAGGGGAAGGTGTCGGCGACGTATGACGTGCCGGTGGTCGTGGGCGACAACCACATCAATCCCGAGGGTGCGCCGCTCACGATCAAGATTGATGTGGAGGGGTTTGAGACCGCGGCGTTCCGGGGGTTGGCTCGGGCGATCACCACTCGTAAACCGGCGATTGTGGCGGAAGTGAATCCGCAGATGCTGAGCGCGAGCGGCTCGAGCGCGGCGGAGTTTATCGGCATGCTGCGGGGCTGGGGGTATGAGATCTTCATTCCAGGTGCCGCGGCGCGGGCGATGCGCCGGCGTGAGCGGTTTTGGCTCGAACAGGTTGGGCGGGAATGGGTGCCTGAGAAGCGACTGGTCAACATTGTCGCGGCTGTGCCGGGCACTGTGCATTGGAAGCGGCTGGAATCTTCGGTCGTCGAGAATGCGTCGAACTGCGGCCGGATGTCGGACCAACCAGTGGACTGCTGA